One Bacillus amyloliquefaciens DSM 7 = ATCC 23350 DNA window includes the following coding sequences:
- a CDS encoding response regulator transcription factor — protein MIRVLLIDDHEMVRMGLAAFLEAQPDIEVAGEASDGQQGVDLAAELLPDVILMDLVMDGMDGIEATKQICAKLNDPKIIVLTSFIDDDKVYPVIEAGALSYLLKTSKAAEIAEAIRAAAKGEPKLESKVAGKVLSRLRHSENQLPHETLTKRELEILCLVAEGKTNKEIGEELFITIKTVKTHITNILSKLDVSDRTQAAVYAHRNHLVT, from the coding sequence GTGATTCGAGTGTTACTGATTGATGATCACGAAATGGTCAGGATGGGCCTGGCCGCATTTTTAGAAGCACAGCCGGACATTGAAGTCGCCGGTGAAGCGTCAGACGGACAGCAGGGCGTCGATCTGGCCGCAGAGCTTTTGCCGGATGTCATTTTAATGGATCTTGTCATGGACGGCATGGACGGCATCGAAGCGACAAAACAGATCTGTGCGAAACTCAATGATCCGAAAATCATCGTGCTGACGAGCTTTATTGATGACGACAAAGTGTATCCGGTGATCGAAGCGGGGGCGCTCAGCTATTTGCTGAAAACATCTAAAGCGGCAGAAATAGCCGAAGCCATCAGAGCGGCTGCCAAGGGCGAACCGAAGCTTGAATCGAAGGTGGCGGGAAAAGTGCTGTCAAGGCTGCGCCATTCAGAGAATCAGCTTCCGCATGAAACACTGACAAAAAGAGAACTGGAAATCCTCTGTCTCGTCGCGGAAGGCAAGACGAACAAAGAAATTGGAGAAGAGCTGTTCATAACGATTAAAACGGTGAAAACCCACATCACGAATATATTGTCAAAGCTTGATGTCAGTGACCGCACGCAGGCAGCCGTATATGCCCACCGCAATCATCTCGTGACATAA
- the liaS gene encoding two-component system sensor histidine kinase LiaS: protein MRKKLLANIQWRAMRMTAGLSLLLCAVFITLMLLYYGLDPMLLFSSGWFGIPFVVILLLASLSAGLISGYVYGGRLKTRMDTLIEAVLKFENGNFAYRVPPLGDDEIGLAADQLNEMAKRVELQVTSLQKLSNERAEWQDQMKKSVITEERQRLARDLHDAVSQQLFAISMMTSAVLEQVKDADDKIVKRIRMVEHMAGEAQNEMRALLLHLRPVTLEGKGLKEGLIELLKEFKAKQPLDIEWDISDMGVSKGVEDHLFRIVQEALSNVFRHSKATKVTVRLGAKHQKLQLKVIDNGAGFTMDQVKASSYGLHSIKERASEIGGIAEIISVKGKGTQIDVKVPIYQKTKGENDSDSSVTD from the coding sequence ATGAGGAAAAAATTACTCGCCAATATTCAGTGGCGCGCCATGAGGATGACCGCGGGGCTCAGTCTGCTTCTTTGCGCTGTGTTTATTACGCTGATGCTGTTATATTACGGGCTTGACCCGATGCTTTTGTTTTCTTCCGGCTGGTTCGGTATTCCGTTCGTGGTCATCCTGCTTTTGGCGTCCCTTTCGGCCGGACTGATCTCCGGTTATGTATACGGCGGCCGTCTGAAAACAAGAATGGATACATTGATTGAAGCGGTTTTGAAATTTGAAAACGGCAATTTCGCCTATCGGGTGCCGCCGCTCGGCGATGATGAAATCGGCCTGGCGGCAGACCAGCTCAACGAAATGGCCAAGCGGGTCGAGCTGCAGGTCACATCGCTCCAAAAGCTCTCCAACGAGCGGGCGGAATGGCAGGATCAAATGAAAAAATCAGTCATCACTGAAGAACGCCAGCGGCTGGCGCGCGATCTGCACGATGCCGTCAGCCAGCAGCTCTTTGCCATTTCAATGATGACATCCGCCGTCCTAGAGCAAGTGAAAGATGCAGATGACAAAATCGTTAAACGGATCCGCATGGTTGAACATATGGCGGGCGAAGCGCAAAATGAAATGAGAGCGCTGCTATTGCATTTGCGGCCCGTCACTTTAGAAGGAAAAGGTCTGAAAGAAGGGCTGATTGAGCTGTTAAAAGAGTTCAAAGCGAAGCAGCCGCTTGATATTGAGTGGGATATCAGCGACATGGGTGTGTCAAAAGGCGTTGAAGACCATCTGTTCCGAATCGTGCAGGAGGCGCTTTCCAACGTTTTCAGGCATTCAAAGGCGACCAAGGTCACCGTCAGGCTCGGCGCGAAACATCAAAAGCTGCAGCTTAAAGTCATTGATAACGGGGCGGGTTTTACGATGGATCAAGTCAAAGCATCCTCTTATGGCCTGCATTCCATCAAGGAAAGAGCGAGTGAAATCGGCGGCATAGCGGAAATTATCTCCGTGAAGGGAAAAGGCACGCAGATCGACGTGAAAGTCCCGATTTATCAGAAAACAAAAGGAGAGAACGACAGTGATTCGAGTGTTACTGATTGA
- the liaF gene encoding cell wall-active antibiotics response protein LiaF, translating to MAKKQILGLIIALFGVSMFLRIIGIGDFLFWPLFFLITGYIFNKYSRGWLGSVLYIFAAFLFLRNLFSATFNLFGYAFAAFLIYAGYRLLKGKRVFEHKEKKINLKKEEQPKPSAQPESRQPDLRSYFIGELRMMKDPFELNDLNVSGFIGDVKIDLSKAMIPEGESTMTISGVIGNVDVYVPPDIEVSVSSSAFIGDMNLLGSKKSGMSTNLYKVSPEYGDSPRRIKISISLFIGDVDVKYL from the coding sequence ATGGCAAAAAAACAGATTCTCGGACTTATCATCGCCTTATTTGGCGTCAGCATGTTTTTACGTATTATCGGTATCGGCGACTTCTTGTTTTGGCCGCTCTTTTTTCTGATCACAGGCTATATTTTTAATAAATATTCCCGCGGCTGGCTCGGCTCCGTCCTGTATATCTTCGCCGCTTTTTTGTTTTTGAGAAACCTGTTCAGCGCCACCTTCAACCTGTTCGGCTATGCCTTTGCCGCCTTTCTCATTTACGCGGGCTACAGGCTTCTTAAAGGAAAGCGCGTGTTTGAACATAAAGAGAAGAAAATCAATCTTAAAAAAGAAGAGCAGCCAAAGCCTTCCGCCCAGCCGGAAAGCAGACAGCCGGATCTCCGCAGCTATTTTATCGGCGAGCTGCGCATGATGAAGGATCCGTTTGAGCTGAATGATTTAAATGTCTCCGGATTCATCGGAGATGTGAAAATCGATCTGTCAAAAGCGATGATTCCCGAAGGAGAAAGCACGATGACAATCAGCGGTGTCATCGGCAATGTTGATGTGTACGTCCCGCCCGATATCGAAGTGTCCGTCAGTTCGTCAGCTTTTATCGGCGATATGAATCTGCTCGGCTCTAAGAAAAGCGGCATGAGCACGAACCTGTATAAAGTGTCTCCCGAGTACGGCGACTCGCCGCGGCGCATTAAAATATCAATTTCGTTATTCATCGGCGATGTGGATGTGAAGTATTTATGA
- a CDS encoding DUF4097 domain-containing protein, which yields MKRKIAKGLMAASVLICCLFLVKEVVAGRFFPLYETETESVSVPPRAVKSLSVSSEQTDVKIIAEARNDISANVTGPAGKMFVRSRGKTLDLKAKEKGFQFLNLFQRPLLIVRIPYDYHQDITVRSSSGSIAVDGNRGLSLSHLGVHTVSGNMSLKHVKTDVFEAKGLSGDLTAAGLAAKTADVRLSSGNVGLHHVSGPLDVRVASGSVDASLETASAPVSVRLASGSAAISLPKDGSFTVNAETASGRIQPSYSFEKTSKEGGAFTGIKGSGSRMIDIKVTSGNIALQ from the coding sequence ATGAAGCGTAAGATTGCCAAAGGGCTGATGGCGGCGTCCGTTCTGATCTGCTGTCTGTTTTTGGTGAAAGAAGTGGTTGCCGGGCGTTTTTTTCCGCTGTACGAAACAGAAACAGAATCGGTAAGCGTACCGCCCCGTGCCGTTAAAAGCTTATCCGTTTCATCTGAACAGACGGATGTGAAAATTATCGCGGAAGCGCGGAATGATATCTCGGCAAACGTGACGGGACCGGCGGGAAAAATGTTTGTCCGCAGCCGGGGGAAAACCCTCGATCTCAAAGCGAAGGAGAAAGGGTTCCAATTTCTGAATCTTTTTCAGCGTCCTCTGCTGATTGTCCGCATTCCGTATGATTACCATCAGGACATCACCGTCCGTTCATCAAGCGGCAGCATTGCAGTTGACGGAAACAGGGGGCTGTCTCTTTCACATCTCGGCGTCCATACTGTAAGCGGGAACATGTCGCTGAAGCATGTAAAGACGGATGTGTTTGAAGCGAAAGGGCTGTCGGGCGATCTCACAGCAGCCGGTCTTGCGGCAAAAACGGCGGATGTCCGCTTATCCTCCGGAAATGTCGGTCTTCATCATGTGTCAGGCCCTCTTGACGTGCGGGTCGCTTCCGGCAGTGTCGATGCCTCGCTTGAGACGGCAAGTGCCCCCGTATCCGTCAGGCTTGCGAGCGGCAGCGCAGCCATCAGCCTGCCGAAAGACGGGAGTTTTACGGTGAACGCCGAAACGGCAAGCGGGAGAATCCAGCCGTCCTATTCCTTTGAGAAAACGAGTAAGGAAGGCGGGGCTTTCACAGGCATTAAAGGCAGCGGCTCAAGAATGATTGATATAAAAGTGACGAGCGGCAATATTGCACTGCAATAG
- the liaH gene encoding stress responsive protein LiaH, with the protein MVLKRIRDMFVASVNEGLDKLENPKVMLNQYVRDMESDIAKAKQTIVKQHTIVHQFKKKQEDASETAAKRKNQAQLAFDAGEEELAKKALTEMKYLEGKAAEHEKAYDQAKTQLAELKEQLETLETRLRDVKDKKQALIARANAAKAKEHMNASFDKIDSESAYREFLRMENRIEEMEVRVKYGTSAEANTEVSRSQYSDEVEAELEKMRSLSLEKTEYQKAAHE; encoded by the coding sequence ATGGTCTTAAAAAGAATAAGAGATATGTTCGTCGCATCTGTTAATGAAGGGCTTGATAAATTAGAAAATCCGAAAGTCATGCTGAATCAATATGTGCGTGACATGGAAAGTGACATCGCCAAGGCGAAACAAACGATTGTCAAACAGCACACAATCGTCCATCAGTTTAAGAAAAAACAAGAGGACGCCTCAGAAACGGCGGCCAAGCGGAAAAATCAAGCTCAGCTTGCCTTTGACGCAGGGGAAGAGGAGCTTGCGAAAAAGGCTCTGACTGAAATGAAGTACCTTGAGGGAAAAGCGGCCGAACATGAAAAAGCGTATGACCAGGCGAAAACACAGCTGGCAGAGCTGAAAGAGCAGCTGGAGACTCTGGAAACGCGTCTTCGCGACGTAAAGGATAAAAAACAGGCGCTCATCGCCCGTGCCAACGCGGCGAAAGCGAAGGAACATATGAACGCTTCTTTTGACAAAATTGACAGCGAAAGCGCCTACAGAGAGTTCCTTCGAATGGAAAACCGCATTGAAGAAATGGAAGTTCGCGTCAAATACGGCACTTCGGCTGAGGCGAACACAGAAGTCAGCCGTTCGCAATATTCGGACGAGGTCGAAGCTGAGCTTGAAAAAATGCGCTCGCTTTCTCTGGAAAAAACGGAGTATCAAAAAGCGGCTCATGAATAA
- a CDS encoding protein liaI → MNINVKTAGGFLLIVFGLSVFFGGGHFAFIIPLAIGGLMLYWGIKRFSKGRAVSGIIAGVIGAMILVGSLPFIVAIGLAGAMVYFGWKMMKQGGSDADSRQYEPEAASPGYQSGFDSEWEEFLKKK, encoded by the coding sequence ATGAATATAAATGTAAAAACGGCAGGCGGCTTCCTGCTGATTGTGTTCGGACTTTCTGTCTTTTTCGGAGGGGGCCACTTCGCATTTATCATCCCGCTGGCGATCGGAGGCCTGATGCTTTACTGGGGAATAAAACGGTTTTCAAAAGGCCGCGCCGTATCCGGTATCATCGCGGGCGTCATCGGGGCTATGATTCTCGTCGGCTCTCTTCCGTTTATCGTAGCTATCGGACTGGCTGGCGCCATGGTGTATTTCGGGTGGAAGATGATGAAGCAGGGCGGCTCAGACGCTGATTCCCGGCAGTATGAACCGGAAGCGGCATCACCGGGCTATCAATCCGGCTTTGATTCTGAATGGGAAGAATTTTTGAAGAAAAAATAA
- a CDS encoding MFS transporter produces MDTYNKSESIWNKNFTFLFISRLVKLSGDGFAFNSILWFLIFDGEGAIGTALLIAVTFLPEAMLAPITGPFMKQHTLKFWMYFSDLTRAAVVLIIPVCYFNGFSPLWFVMLLMIVHSATGAAYNPASISLIPNIVGENSLQKANAVIQSSGQIVRLAAITLSGVFLTFISPAYSLFIALIFYLLSGFLVLFIAYQVHQDKQKTVAVKQRGTYFGRLKRGFVLVRKHQILYPLAIYCIFMNFAAAPWEALSAVYVAEDLHMPPIIYSLLKATGTGGAFLMGFILAKVKVNKYGLLFVSAGIIEGAAFFITGINTFLPLVFLAAFAFGSAVSAINVPEYTIIQTSVDNDDQPQVYAVIHMISNISIPLGAVLCGYAANAFGSGKVIAAGGLVEVLSGLGILFFTKLAKAERSDLIREKEASVRI; encoded by the coding sequence ATGGATACATATAATAAGAGCGAGAGCATCTGGAATAAAAATTTCACCTTTCTGTTTATCTCAAGGCTTGTCAAATTGTCGGGAGACGGTTTTGCCTTTAATTCCATTCTATGGTTTTTGATTTTTGACGGAGAAGGCGCGATCGGCACGGCTCTGCTGATTGCGGTCACGTTCCTTCCGGAGGCGATGCTGGCGCCGATTACCGGGCCTTTTATGAAGCAGCATACGCTGAAATTCTGGATGTATTTTTCCGACCTCACGCGCGCGGCGGTCGTGTTAATCATTCCGGTCTGTTATTTTAACGGTTTCTCTCCTTTATGGTTTGTCATGCTCCTCATGATCGTGCATTCAGCCACGGGAGCCGCTTATAATCCTGCATCCATCTCGTTAATCCCCAATATTGTCGGAGAAAACAGCCTGCAGAAAGCGAATGCGGTCATCCAGTCATCCGGCCAGATCGTCAGGCTTGCCGCTATTACGCTGAGCGGGGTGTTTCTAACTTTTATCAGTCCCGCCTATTCTTTGTTTATCGCACTTATATTCTATCTTCTATCAGGTTTTCTCGTACTCTTTATTGCATACCAAGTTCATCAGGATAAACAGAAGACCGTCGCCGTTAAACAGCGCGGAACGTATTTCGGAAGACTCAAACGGGGTTTTGTGCTTGTCAGAAAACACCAGATTTTATACCCGCTCGCTATCTACTGTATCTTCATGAATTTTGCGGCCGCTCCATGGGAGGCGCTCTCTGCCGTTTATGTCGCTGAAGATTTACACATGCCGCCGATCATCTACTCGCTTCTGAAAGCGACAGGCACGGGCGGAGCCTTTTTAATGGGTTTTATTTTGGCAAAAGTGAAGGTGAACAAATACGGTCTCCTGTTTGTGTCGGCGGGAATCATAGAAGGGGCGGCATTTTTCATCACGGGCATCAACACTTTTCTGCCGCTCGTCTTCCTCGCCGCGTTTGCGTTCGGATCTGCCGTCAGTGCTATTAATGTGCCGGAATATACCATTATTCAGACGTCTGTGGACAATGATGACCAGCCGCAAGTTTATGCCGTCATCCATATGATCTCAAACATATCCATTCCGCTCGGTGCGGTTCTATGCGGATACGCGGCTAACGCTTTCGGTTCCGGAAAAGTCATCGCCGCCGGCGGTCTCGTCGAAGTCCTGTCCGGTCTCGGAATATTGTTTTTTACGAAGCTGGCCAAAGCGGAACGCTCCGATCTCATCAGGGAAAAAGAAGCGAGCGTCAGAATCTAG
- a CDS encoding cob(I)yrinic acid a,c-diamide adenosyltransferase, with product MKLYTKTGDKGQTSLIGGRTDKDSLRVESYGTIDELNSFIGLALAELADCENCGDLKAELRNIQHELFDCGGDLATVTEHKNYKLREKSISVLEDCIDRYTAEAPPLEKFILPGGHKAAAQLHIARTVTRRAERLTVKLGKTEEINDTVLRYLNRLSDYFFAAARAINTRQGVKDIEYERSAAVFREDE from the coding sequence ATGAAGCTCTATACGAAAACCGGCGATAAAGGACAGACAAGCCTGATCGGCGGCAGAACGGATAAAGACAGTCTGCGGGTTGAGAGCTACGGGACGATTGATGAGCTGAACAGTTTTATCGGGCTTGCGCTTGCGGAGCTTGCTGATTGTGAGAATTGCGGTGATCTGAAAGCCGAACTCCGAAACATTCAGCACGAGCTGTTTGACTGCGGCGGCGATTTGGCGACTGTCACTGAGCATAAGAACTATAAATTGAGAGAGAAATCTATTTCCGTATTGGAAGACTGCATAGACCGTTATACGGCTGAAGCGCCCCCGCTTGAGAAATTTATTCTTCCGGGCGGGCATAAGGCGGCTGCTCAACTTCACATCGCGCGGACCGTCACAAGACGGGCGGAGCGTCTCACCGTGAAACTGGGCAAAACAGAAGAGATAAACGATACGGTGCTGCGTTACTTGAACCGCCTGTCTGATTATTTTTTTGCGGCGGCAAGAGCAATCAACACAAGACAAGGCGTTAAGGATATAGAGTATGAGAGAAGCGCCGCAGTATTCCGTGAGGATGAATAA
- a CDS encoding ATP-binding cassette domain-containing protein, which yields MIRVSSLSGGYGGRMIVEDVSFTAEKGEFVGILGPNGSGKTTLMKLLTGVLPPSKGEVLAAGKPIGRYKPRELAKIMAVLPQHTEQAFTFTVKETVSFGRYPFQKGLFRQTDQNDEDIIREAMEMAGIARYAQQSVRNLSGGERQRVYLAQALAQQPEVLCLDEPTTFLDLKYQKDLLDTVKRLTRERGLTVISIFHDLNAAGQYCDQLLMMKDGRAFSKQPPEQALKQETIEDIYGITVSAVDQQASPKPLIAFKPEVREERESVTVPFASLINKSGNTVTLHTDRPFRMLSTASDGSGFSWSRRLSGSAAAGLVCRTFDSVTIAVTARHTVWALVSGRLYEQGFVRLLTAAAEARMQALSGMQANGDIVIAALQTGEAVDARHAEKAVRSGIAACVKAEEEGGIDR from the coding sequence ATGATCAGGGTGAGCAGCCTGTCCGGCGGGTACGGAGGGCGGATGATTGTAGAGGATGTCAGCTTTACCGCCGAAAAGGGTGAATTTGTCGGCATACTCGGTCCGAACGGCTCAGGAAAAACAACACTGATGAAACTGCTGACGGGGGTGCTCCCTCCCTCAAAAGGCGAGGTGCTCGCAGCAGGCAAGCCCATCGGCAGATACAAGCCGCGGGAGCTTGCGAAAATCATGGCCGTTTTGCCGCAGCATACGGAACAAGCCTTTACATTTACCGTCAAAGAAACGGTGTCCTTCGGCAGATATCCGTTTCAAAAAGGACTCTTCAGACAGACGGACCAAAACGACGAAGACATTATCCGGGAAGCGATGGAAATGGCGGGCATCGCCCGATATGCGCAGCAATCCGTCCGCAATCTGAGCGGCGGAGAAAGGCAGCGCGTCTATTTGGCGCAGGCGCTGGCTCAGCAGCCCGAGGTGCTTTGTCTGGATGAGCCGACGACATTTCTTGATCTCAAATATCAAAAAGACCTGCTCGATACGGTAAAGCGGCTGACGAGAGAAAGGGGTCTTACGGTCATCAGTATTTTTCACGACCTCAACGCCGCGGGACAATACTGTGATCAGCTCCTGATGATGAAGGACGGACGCGCTTTTTCGAAGCAGCCGCCGGAGCAGGCTTTGAAACAAGAGACGATTGAAGATATTTACGGCATCACCGTCAGCGCTGTTGACCAACAAGCGTCGCCGAAACCGCTGATCGCCTTCAAGCCGGAAGTGCGGGAAGAAAGAGAATCCGTCACCGTTCCGTTCGCCTCTCTGATAAACAAAAGCGGAAATACCGTAACGCTTCATACAGACCGGCCGTTTAGAATGTTGTCAACCGCATCTGACGGATCTGGTTTTTCATGGAGCCGCCGGCTTTCCGGCTCAGCGGCCGCTGGTTTGGTCTGCCGGACGTTTGATTCGGTTACGATTGCCGTGACGGCGCGGCACACCGTTTGGGCACTCGTCAGCGGACGTTTATATGAACAGGGATTTGTACGGCTCTTAACGGCAGCGGCAGAAGCGAGAATGCAGGCTCTTTCCGGAATGCAGGCAAATGGTGATATTGTCATCGCCGCTTTGCAGACGGGAGAGGCAGTGGACGCCCGTCATGCGGAAAAAGCCGTCAGAAGCGGGATCGCGGCATGTGTAAAAGCGGAGGAAGAAGGAGGAATAGATCGATGA
- a CDS encoding FecCD family ABC transporter permease: MQKAFILKRLKSNRPLAYTISLLFLAVCTALGISIGSLHIPLSDVFLIGIGRTSSVDPMNVNIMMNIRLPRVVLAALVGAALSIAGAAFQGLLKNPLADPYTLGVSSGASAGAVITLFFGIQIPVIGRFTLPVVSIAAAIAVMAAVLFFSRLVHASMSVSTLILTGIIMNSFLGALISLVIALTGNDLLPIVRWLLGSVSMRGWGYVALFLPFFLAGTALLLINGRELNIMTYGEEKARLLGVSTGKRKLLMITAGSLLTGGAVAVSGTIGFVGLVIPHVTRLLWGTDHRHLLPLSALTGAGFLILADLFSRTVIEPVELPIGIMTALAGAPVFALILLRQHHGGKRL; encoded by the coding sequence TTGCAGAAAGCGTTTATCCTGAAACGTTTAAAAAGTAACCGCCCGCTGGCCTACACGATCAGTCTGCTGTTTTTAGCCGTTTGTACGGCACTCGGCATTTCAATCGGCAGTCTGCATATCCCTTTATCCGACGTTTTTTTGATCGGGATCGGCCGGACCTCCTCTGTTGATCCCATGAATGTAAATATTATGATGAATATCCGTCTGCCGAGAGTCGTTCTGGCAGCCCTTGTCGGTGCCGCGTTATCCATTGCGGGAGCGGCGTTTCAGGGGCTTCTGAAAAATCCGCTCGCCGACCCTTATACACTCGGGGTATCTTCAGGAGCCTCGGCGGGAGCCGTTATCACTTTGTTTTTCGGCATTCAGATTCCCGTCATCGGCCGGTTCACACTTCCGGTCGTCAGCATTGCCGCAGCCATTGCGGTCATGGCGGCGGTTCTTTTTTTCAGCCGCCTCGTTCATGCGTCCATGTCGGTTTCGACGCTCATTTTGACAGGCATCATCATGAATTCTTTTCTCGGAGCCCTCATTTCGCTTGTGATCGCTTTAACGGGAAATGATCTGCTCCCGATTGTCCGCTGGCTGTTAGGCAGTGTGTCAATGAGGGGCTGGGGCTATGTCGCGCTGTTTCTGCCTTTTTTTCTGGCCGGGACGGCGCTTCTGCTTATCAACGGCAGAGAATTAAACATTATGACCTATGGAGAAGAAAAGGCAAGGCTTTTAGGCGTCAGTACGGGAAAGAGAAAACTGCTGATGATTACCGCCGGATCTCTGCTGACGGGAGGAGCGGTTGCCGTATCGGGGACGATCGGGTTTGTCGGCCTTGTCATTCCTCATGTGACGCGGCTTTTATGGGGAACGGATCATCGCCATTTACTGCCGCTGTCAGCACTGACGGGCGCCGGTTTTCTCATTTTGGCGGATTTGTTTTCCCGCACCGTTATTGAACCTGTCGAATTGCCGATCGGCATTATGACGGCATTGGCGGGAGCGCCTGTATTTGCCTTGATTCTGCTTCGTCAGCACCATGGAGGGAAACGCTTATGA
- a CDS encoding ABC transporter substrate-binding protein, which yields MKKITAVWAALFVTAFMVAGCSGAQEEGSAAKQKAVSAEAFPVTIKDAANEKVTIKQAPEKIVSLMPSNTEITYALGLGDKVAGVTTNDTYPKEAVKKPKVGDMNVNAEKVIALKPDLVLAHASSMSASADAMKQLKDAGITVLTVNDAQSFQEVYKSISMIGKAAGKEKQADKLIKSMKSDLSAIEKKAAAISEKDEKKVFVEVSPDGYTTGKGTFMNEMLEDIHAKNAAGSQTGWVQLTDEAIVKMNPDVIITTDGVKAAEVEKRAGWGAVNAVKHHNVYSVDPDLVTRSGPRLVKGVEKLAESVYPETFKK from the coding sequence ATGAAGAAAATCACTGCCGTCTGGGCGGCGCTCTTTGTCACCGCCTTTATGGTCGCCGGCTGTTCCGGCGCACAAGAAGAAGGAAGCGCGGCAAAACAAAAAGCCGTCTCAGCCGAAGCATTTCCGGTAACCATTAAGGATGCCGCAAACGAAAAAGTAACCATAAAGCAGGCGCCGGAAAAAATCGTTTCCCTCATGCCGAGCAATACGGAAATTACATACGCGCTGGGGCTCGGAGATAAGGTCGCAGGCGTCACGACAAATGATACATATCCGAAAGAAGCGGTAAAAAAACCGAAAGTCGGAGATATGAATGTGAACGCTGAGAAAGTCATCGCGCTGAAGCCGGATCTCGTGCTTGCCCACGCGTCCTCTATGTCCGCTTCCGCCGATGCGATGAAGCAATTAAAAGATGCGGGCATCACCGTATTAACGGTCAATGACGCTCAATCGTTCCAAGAAGTGTACAAATCAATCAGCATGATCGGAAAAGCGGCCGGCAAAGAAAAGCAGGCGGACAAGCTGATCAAATCGATGAAATCCGACCTTTCCGCCATAGAAAAGAAAGCGGCGGCCATTTCTGAAAAAGATGAAAAGAAAGTATTCGTCGAAGTTTCTCCTGACGGATACACGACGGGAAAAGGCACGTTTATGAACGAAATGCTTGAAGATATACATGCGAAAAACGCCGCCGGCAGCCAGACCGGCTGGGTGCAGCTGACGGATGAAGCGATTGTCAAAATGAATCCGGATGTCATCATTACGACAGACGGCGTAAAGGCCGCTGAAGTGGAAAAACGCGCCGGCTGGGGTGCCGTCAATGCGGTCAAACACCACAACGTCTATTCTGTTGATCCTGACCTTGTCACACGCTCTGGCCCGCGTCTGGTAAAAGGGGTCGAGAAGCTTGCAGAAAGCGTTTATCCTGAAACGTTTAAAAAGTAA
- a CDS encoding SDR family NAD(P)-dependent oxidoreductase, giving the protein MELQLERKLILITGSTSGIGKAAAKSFLAEGAEVIVNGRKKETVERTVEELSAYGTVHGIAADLSRQDEADDLMKRAGGIGEVDILVNNLGFFEVKDFAEVTDDEWTRYFEVNVMSAVRLCRRFLPQMLERNSGRILNISSEAGVKPLAQMIPYSMTKTALISLSRGMAEMTKGTNVTVNSVLPGPTWTEGVASYMEGAAKAAGEDTDSFVRDYFKVNEPTSLIQRYATPEEVANTIVFLASDAASAINGIAQRVEGGIIRSI; this is encoded by the coding sequence ATGGAATTACAGCTTGAACGAAAGCTCATTTTGATTACAGGATCAACTTCAGGCATCGGAAAAGCCGCGGCAAAAAGCTTTTTAGCCGAAGGCGCCGAGGTGATTGTAAACGGAAGAAAAAAAGAAACCGTGGAACGGACGGTTGAGGAGCTTTCCGCTTACGGAACGGTTCACGGCATCGCCGCTGATTTATCGCGTCAGGATGAAGCGGATGACCTGATGAAGCGCGCCGGCGGAATCGGAGAAGTCGATATTCTCGTCAATAACCTCGGATTTTTTGAAGTAAAAGACTTCGCTGAGGTGACTGATGATGAATGGACCCGGTATTTTGAAGTGAATGTCATGAGCGCCGTGCGCCTGTGCCGGCGTTTTCTGCCGCAAATGCTCGAAAGAAACAGCGGTCGGATTCTGAACATCTCTAGTGAAGCCGGTGTCAAACCGCTTGCGCAAATGATTCCGTATTCAATGACGAAAACGGCGTTAATCAGCTTGTCTCGGGGAATGGCGGAAATGACGAAAGGCACAAATGTCACGGTAAACTCCGTGCTGCCCGGACCGACATGGACCGAAGGCGTCGCTTCTTACATGGAAGGAGCCGCTAAGGCTGCCGGAGAAGATACGGACAGCTTCGTCCGGGATTATTTTAAAGTGAATGAACCGACGTCCTTGATTCAGCGCTACGCAACGCCGGAAGAAGTCGCCAATACGATTGTATTTCTCGCTTCAGATGCGGCATCTGCCATTAACGGCATCGCACAGCGGGTTGAAGGCGGCATCATCCGCTCCATTTAA